From Juglans regia cultivar Chandler chromosome 8, Walnut 2.0, whole genome shotgun sequence, the proteins below share one genomic window:
- the LOC108980127 gene encoding uncharacterized protein At2g23090-like translates to MGGGNGQKSKMARERNMEKQKAAKGSQIESNKKAMTIQCKVCMQTFICTTSEVKCREHAEAKHPKSDVHTCFPHLKK, encoded by the exons ATGGGAGGAGGCAATGGGCAGAAATCCAAGATGGCCCGTGAAAGGAACATGGAGAAGCAAAAAGCTGCTAAAG GAAGTCAGATTGAATCGAACAAGAAGGCCATGACGATACAG TGCAAGGTCTGCATGCAGACGTTCATCTGCACCACATCCGAGGTGAAGTGCAGGGAGCATGCTGAAGCAAAACACCCCAAATCTGATGTGCATACTTGTTTTCCTCATCTTAAgaaatga